The Primulina huaijiensis isolate GDHJ02 unplaced genomic scaffold, ASM1229523v2 scaffold208070, whole genome shotgun sequence genome contains the following window.
CATGATAATTGATCAAATATCTCAATCTATTCTACCAACTCTGTATCGTTGAAATCAATTGGTGAAGACAAAGTTGAGAAGGAATTTGGCCTAAAAAAGTTTAATTCTGAGCAGCTAGATCCATTCTTTTAAACTTGCCCCCAACAACACGCAATACCCAAGCATGCATTATATAACATGATACATgtaacaataaatatatatgtgtgtgtgtgtgtgtgtatttcaTGTTGTAACGTCACATATAAGATTCTCATTCCAAAAAGTTATTGTGACTTTGAATATGGAACATTTGCTTTCCTTTGGAATATATGCATGAGAATTTGGAAACTCTATTGACATGAAATAGAAAGGGGAGTAAATGTTAGCTGTTCTACTGTAACGAATATGGCTGAATGTGAAATCCTCCATGATCGACTGAAAGAGAAGCTAATAGCTGGCGAAAATGGAATTCATCACTCCGCTGTTTTACCCCGGAACAAGAGAGCAGCGGTTTTGATATGCTTATTTGATGGAAAAGAAGGAGAGTTGCGCGTAATTCTCACTAGAAGATCCATGAAATTGTCGTCTCATCCAGGTATGTACATGAACATTATTATTGCTTTAGGGGGAAGAAACCTGATTCAATATTATATTAGATTCCATGCATATGTCTGTTTGGTTCGAAAAATGAGATGATAAAAATTAACataatgatttaaattgcaTGAAACAAAAGTGTATcatcaatttatatattatcaTTAACACCAATATCACcgtaaatattttgttaaagcGATCTTTTCTAGAAATATTTTGTCTCAAGTTTGACTTAAGTGTGAGAAGGCGTTAAAAGTACAAACACCGGACGAACTTTTGGATAAGTTAGTCTCTGGTTTTGAATCACTTGTGTAGGAGATGTAGCTTTGCCTGGAGGCAAGATGGATGAAGGAGATGCAGATGACAGCGCCACTGCTTTAAGAGAAGCTatggaagaaattggattgatGCCGAATCTTGTCCAAGTGGTGGCCAACCTAGAGCCGTTTATTTCATCGGTACATGCGTTTTCTCTACTCGTGTTTTATGCAGCATGCAGTTACAAATACTCAGTACGATGCTGATCCATGCATGCATTTACTAACATGATGGGCAGAATCTACTGAGTGTGGTGCCAGTTGTAGGGCTATTGTCTAAAGTAGAAGAGTTCGATCCCGCACTTAATGAAGATGAAGTTGATGCCATATTTGATGCACCACTGGAGATGTTTCTCAAGGTTAGAGACAACTCCAATGCCCTTCTCATAGAAAACCTATTTATTCTAGTACAATCATAATTTGTGTTGTACTTATTACATGTTGCAGGAAGATGGTCGGCACagatgtgaagaaaaacagTGGGGAAAGTGGAAATACGCCTGCCATCTGTTTGATTTTGAATCGGATGAAGGGAGGAATTTCATTATAGGGGGGCTAACTGCAAGCATTCTAATTCAAGCTGCCTCAATCATCTACCAAAAGTCTCCATCTTTCAACCAAAATCTTCCAGATTTCAGTCAATTACAATGGGCCTTGAACTCTACGATATAGCCACAAATATGCATGACATTATAGTTGAAATTACCGACAAACAACATAAGGATACAGTAGATAATAAGAGCTGTTACTCAACTTTACTGCATTTAATTCAACTTTCATGAGCACGCAATGTATATCGTTTAAAttcttcaagaaaataaaaagtatCGAAGGATA
Protein-coding sequences here:
- the LOC140966823 gene encoding nudix hydrolase 15, mitochondrial-like codes for the protein MAECEILHDRLKEKLIAGENGIHHSAVLPRNKRAAVLICLFDGKEGELRVILTRRSMKLSSHPGDVALPGGKMDEGDADDSATALREAMEEIGLMPNLVQVVANLEPFISSNLLSVVPVVGLLSKVEEFDPALNEDEVDAIFDAPLEMFLKEDGRHRCEEKQWGKWKYACHLFDFESDEGRNFIIGGLTASILIQAASIIYQKSPSFNQNLPDFSQLQWALNSTI